A stretch of Maniola hyperantus chromosome 15, iAphHyp1.2, whole genome shotgun sequence DNA encodes these proteins:
- the Mhc gene encoding myosin heavy chain, muscle isoform X27 translates to MPKAAVQEGDDPDPTPYLFVSLEQKRIDQSKPYDGKKACWVPDEKEGFVQGEIKATKGDLVTVSLPGGETKDFKKDLVGQVNPPKYEKCEDMSNLTYLNDASVLYNLKQRYYHKLIYTYSGLFCVAINPYKRFPVYTFRCAKLYRGKRRSEVPPHIFAISDGAYVNMLTNHENQSMLITGESGAGKTENTKKVIAYFATVGASSKKEQTTSDKKGSLEDQVVQTNPVLEAFGNAKTVRNDNSSRFGKFIRIHFGPSGKLAGADIETYLLEKARVISQQALERSYHIFYQMMSGSVKGLKDMCLLSNNVHDYYIVSQGKTTIPNVDDGEECLLTDEAFDILGFTQEEKDNVYKITAAVMHMGCMKFKQRGREEQAEADGTEDGQKVATLLGVDVQDLYKNLLKPRIKVGNEFVTQGRNKDQVTNSVGALCKGMFDRLFKWLVKKCNETLDTKQKRQHFIGVLDIAGFEIFDYNGFEQLCINFTNEKLQQFFNHHMFVLEQEEYKQEGINWTFIDFGMDLLACIDLIEKPMGILSILEEESMFPKATDLTFVEKLNNNHLGKSAPYLKPKPPKPGCQAAHFAIGHYAGNVGYNITGWLEKNKDPLNDTVVDQFKKGQNKLLIEIFADHPGQSGQPDAGGGGKGGRGKKGGGFATVSSAYKEQLNNLMTTLRSTQPHFVRCIIPNELKQAGLIDSHLVMHQLTCNGVLEGIRICRKGFPNRMVYPDFKLRYMILAPAIMQAEKDPKEAARKCLESVELDPESYRIGHTKVFFRAGVLGQMEELRDDRLSKIISWLQAYIRGYLSRKDFKKLQEQRLALQVVQRNLRKYLQLRTWPWWKLWQRVKPLLNVSRIEDEIAKLEEKAQKAQEAFEKEEKLRKEVEALNSKLLEEKANLLASLEGEKGSLSEIQDRANKLQAQKADIESQLRDTQDRLTQEEDARNQLFQAKKKLEQEVSGLKKDVEDLELSVQKSEQDKATKDHQIRNLNDEIAHQDELINKLNKEKKMQGESNQKTAEELQAAEDKVNHLNKVKQKLEQTLDELEDSLEREKKLRGDVEKQRRKVEGDLKLTQEAVADLERNKKELEQTVQRKDKEISSLTAKLEDEQSIVSKTQKQIKELQARIEELEEEVESERQARAKAEKQRADLARELEELGERLEEAGGATSAQIELNKKREAELSKLRRDLEEANIQHESTLANLRKKHNDAVAEMGEQLDQLNKLKSKAEKERAQYFSEVNDLRAGIDHLSNEKAASEKIIKQLQHQLNEVQNKADEANRTLNDLDAAKKKLSIENSDLLRQLEEAESQVSQLSKIKVSLTTQLEDTKRLADEEARERATLLGKFRNLEHDLDNIREQVEEEAEGKADLQRQLSKANAEAQLWRSKYESEGVARSEELEEAKRKLQARLAEAEETIESLNQKVVALEKTKQRLATEVEDLQLEVDRATAIANAAEKKQKAFDKIIGEWKLKVDDLAAELDASQKECRNYSTELFRLKGAYEEGQEQLEAVRRENKNLADEVKDLLDQIGEGGRNIHEIEKARKRLEAEKDELQAALEEAEAALEQEENKVLRAQLELSQVRQEIDRRIQEKEEEFENTRKNHQRALDSMQASLEAEAKGKAEALRMKKKLEADINELEIALDHANKANAEAQKNIKRYQGQIKDLQTALEEEQRARDDAREQLGISERRANALQNELEESRTLLEQADRARRQAEQELGDAHEQLNDLSAQNGSLSAAKRKLESELQTLHSDLDELLNEAKNSEEKAKKAMVDAARLADELRAEQEHAQTQEKLRKALEQQIKELQIRLDEAEANALKGGKKAIQKLEQRVRELENELDGEQRRHADAQKNLRKAERRIKELTFQGEEDRKNHERMQDLVDKLQQKIKTYKRQIEEAEEIAALNLAKFRKAQQELEEAEERADLAEQAISKFRGKGRAGSAARGVSPAPRSRPAFDGFGTFPPRFDLGPENDF, encoded by the exons CGGTGAGTCTGGTGCTGGTAAGACTGAGAACACGAAGAAGGTAATTGCGTACTTTGCCACCGTCGGTGCCTCCTCGAAGAAGGAACAGACCACCAGCGACAAGAAGGGCTCTCTGGAAGACCAGGTCGTACAAACTAACCCTGTGCTTGAAGCCTTCGGTAACGCCAAGACTGTGCGTAACGACAACTCCTCCCGTTTC GGTAAATTCATCCGTATTCACTTCGGACCATCTGGCAAACTGGCTGGTGCCGATATTGAGACCT ATCTGCTAGAGAAGGCTCGTGTCATCTCCCAACAGGCGCTCGAGCGTTCCTACCACATCTTCTACCAGATGATGTCTGGCTCCGTCAAAGGACTTAAAG ACATGTGTCTTCTGTCCAACAACGTACATGACTATTACATCGTATCGCAAGGAAAGACTACCATACCCAACGTAGATGATGGAGAGGAATGTTTGTTGACTGAC GAAGCCTTTGACATCCTGGGCTTCACCCAAGAAGAGAAGGACAACGTATACAAGATCACCGCCGCTGTCATGCACATGGGTTGTATGAAGTTCAAGCAGAGGGGTCGCGAGGAACAGGCTGAGGCCGACGGCACTGAG GACGGTCAGAAGGTCGCCACGCTTCTCGGTGTCGACGTCCAGGACTTGTACAAGAACCTGCTGAAGCCCCGCATCAAGGTCGGAAACGAGTTCGTGACCCAGGGCCGTAACAAGGACCAGGTCACCAACTCCGTGGGTGCTCTCTGCAAAGGCATGTTCGATCGTCTCTTCAAGTGGCTCGTCAAGAAGTGTAACGAGACCCTAGACACCAAGCAGAAGAGACAGCACTTCATCGGTGTGCTGGATATTGCTGGTTTCGAAATCTTCGAC TACAACGGTTTCGAGCAACTCTGCATTAACTTCACGAATGAGAAGCTGCAGCAATTCTTTAACCATCACATGTTCGTCCTCGAACAAGAGGAGTACAAGCAGGAGGGCATCAACTGGACCTTCATCGATTTCGGGATGGACTTGCTCGCTTGTATCGATCTGATCGAAAAG CCTATGGGTATCCTCTCAATTCTTGAGGAAGAGTCTATGTTCCCGAAAGCCACTGACCTGACATTCGTTGAGAAGTTGAACAACAACCACTTGGGCAAGTCTGCTCCTTACTTGAAGCCCAAGCCCCCCAAGCCTGGTTGCCAAGCCGCTCACTTCGCTATTGGTCATTACGCCGGTAAT GTCGGTTACAACATCACTGGCTGGCTTGAGAAGAACAAGGACCCCCTTAACGACACCGTAGTCGACCAGTTCAAGAAGGGCCAGAACAAACTGTTGATCGAGATCTTCGCTGACCATCCTGGACAGTCCGGCCAGCCTGATGCTGGTGGCGGCGGCAAGG GAGGTCGCGGTAAGAAGGGCGGTGGTTTTGCTACTGTCTCTTCCGCATACAAG GAACAACTGAATAACTTGATGACAACGCTGAGGTCTACACAGCCTCACTTCGTGCGTTGTATCATTCCCAATGAATTGAAACAGGCCG GTCTCATCGACTCTCACCTTGTGATGCACCAGCTCACCTGTAACGGTGTGTTGGAAGGCATCCGTATTTGCCGTAAAGGTTTCCCCAACAGGATGGTCTACCCTGACTTCAAGCTCCG CTACATGATTCTTGCGCCAGCTATCATGCAAGCTGAAAAAGATCCAAAAGAAGCAGCAAGGAAATGTCTCGAATCGGTTGAGCTCGACCCTGAAAGTTATCGTATAGGTCACACCAAG GTATTCTTCCGCGCCGGTGTCCTGGGTCAGATGGAGGAGTTGCGTGATGACAGGCTCTCCAAGATCATATCTTGGCTCCAGGCCTACATCCGTGGTTACCTCTCAAGGAAGGACTTCAAGAAACTGCAAGAACAGAG ATTGGCTCTCCAAGTGGTCCAGCGCAACTTGCGCAAGTACCTCCAACTGCGCACCTGGCCCTGGTGGAAGCTGTGGCAGAGGGTCAAGCCCCTGCTCAACGTCAGCCGCATCGAGGATGAGATCGCG AAACTGGAGGAGAAGGCACAGAAGGCCCAGGAGGCCTTCGAGAAGGAAGAGAAACTTCGCAAGGAAGTCGAGGCCCTTAATTCCAAACTCCTCGAAGAGAAGGCAAACCTTTTGGCTTCTCTCGAAGGCGAGAAGGGCTCGCTCTCTGAGATCCAGGACCGCGCCAACAAGCTCCAGGCGCAGAAGGCCGATATCGAGAGCCAACTTCGG GATACCCAAGACCGCCTCACTCAAGAGGAGGATGCCCGCAACCAACTCTTCCAAGCCAAGAAGAAGTTGGAACAGGAAGTGTCTGGCTTGAAGAAGGATGTAGAAGATCTCGAACTTTCCGTCCAGAAGTCCGAACAAGACAAGGCCACCAAGGATCACCAGATCCGCAACTTGAACGATGAGATCGCCCACCAGGACGAGCTCATCAACAAGCTCAACAAGGAGAAGAAGATGCAAGGCGAGAGCAACCAGAAGACCGCTGAGGAGCTGCAAGCGGCCGAGGACAAGGTCAACCACCTCAACAAGGTCAAGCAGAAGCTCGAGCAGACCCTCGACGAGCTCGAGGACTCCTTGGAGCGCGAGAAGAAACTGCGCGGTGACGTCGAGAAGCAGAGGAGGAAGGTCGAGGGTGACCTCAAGCTCACCCAGGAAGCCGTCGCCGACCTCGAGCGCAACAAGAAGGAGCTCGAACAGACCGTGCAGCGCAAGGACAAGGAAATCTCTTCCCTCACCGCCAAGCTCGAGGACGAGCAGTCCATCGTCAGCAAGACCCAGAAACAGATCAAGGAACTGCAAGCCCGCATCGAGGAGTTGGAAGAGGAAGTCGAATCCGAACGCCAGGCCCGCGCTAAAGCTGAGAAGCAACGCGCTGATCTCGCTCGGGAACTCGAGGAGCTCGGCGAGCGTCTCGAGGAAGCCGGTGGTGCCACCTCTGCTCAGATCGAACTCAACAAGAAGCGTGAGGCTGAGCTCAGCAAGCTCCGCCGCGACTTGGAGGAGGCCAACATCCAGCACGAGTCCACCCTCGCCAACCTCCGCAAGAAGCACAACGATGCCGTTGCTGAGATGGGCGAGCAGCTCGACCAGCTCAACAAACTTAAGTCCAA GGCTGAGAAAGAACGCGCTCAATACTTTAGCGAAGTCAATGACCTTCGCGCCGGTATCGACCACTTGTCCAACGAAAAG GCCGCCTCAGAAAAGATCATCAAGCAACTCCAACACCAGCTCAACGAGGTCCAGAACAAGGCTGATGAAGCTAACCGCACCCTCAACGACCTGGATGCCGCCAAGAAGAAGTTGTCCATCGAGAACTCTGACCTGCTCCGCCAGTTGGAGGAGGCCGAGTCCCAGGTGTCGCAGCTCTCCAAGATCAAGGTGTCGCTCACCACACAGTTGGAGGACACCAAGAGGCTCGCTGACGAAGAGGCTAGG gaaCGCGCCACACTTCTTGGCAAGTTCCGCAACCTCGAACACGACTTGGACAACATCCGCGAGCAAGTCGAAGAGGAGGCCGAAGGCAAGGCTGACTTACAACGCCAGCTTTCCAAGGCTAACGCTGAAGCTCAATTATGGCGCTCCAAGTACGAGTCTGAAGGCGTCGCTCGCTCTGAGGAACTCGAGGAGGCCAAGCGCAAGCTCCAGGCCCGCCTCGCCGAAGCAGAGGAGACCATCGAATCCCTCAACCAGAAGGTCGTTGCCCTCGAAAAGACCAAGCAGCGTCTCGCCACCGAAGTGGAGGACCTGCAACTCGAGGTCGACCGTGCCACTGCCATTGCCAATGCCGCTGAGAAGAAACAGAAGGCCTTCGACAAAATCATTGGCGAATGGAAGCTCAAGGTTGACGACCTTGCCGCTGAACTCGATGCCAGCCAGAAGGAATGCCGCAACTACTCCACCGAACTGTTCCGCCTCAAGGGTGCTTACGAAGAAGGCCAGGAACAACTCGAGGCCGTCCGCCGCGAGAACAAGAACCTTGCCGATGAAGTTAAAGACTTACTCGACCAGATCGGTGAGGGTGGCCGCAACATTCACGAAATCGAGAAGGCCAGGAAGCGTCTCGAAGCCGAGAAAGATGAGCTCCAGGCTGCCCTCGAGGAGGCCGAAGCGGCCCTCGAACAGGAGGAGAACAAGGTTCTGCGTGCTCAACTCGAGCTGTCCCAGGTCAGACAGGAGATCGACAGGAGGATCCAGGAGAAGGAAGAGGAATTCGAAAACACCCGCAAGAACCACCAACGCGCATTGGACTCCATGCAGGCTTCCCTCGAAGCCGAGGCTAAGGGCAAGGCTGAGGCCCTGCGCATGAAGAAGAAGCTCGAGGCTGACATCAATGAACTTGAAATCGCCCTCGACCATGCCAACAAGGCCAACGCTGAGGCTCAGAAGAACATCAAACGCTACCAGGGTCAAATCAAGGACCTCCAGACCGCTTTGGAAGAGGAACAGCGTGCCCGTGACGATGCTCGCGAGCAGCTCGGTATCTCAGAGCGTCGCGCTAACGCCCTCCAGAACGAACTCGAGGAATCTCGTACGCTTCTGGAACAGGCCGACCGCGCTCGTCGCCAGGCCGAACAGGAACTCGGCGATGCTCACGAACAGCTCAACGATCTCTCCGCACAGAACGGCTCACTCTCCGCCGCCAAGAGGAAACTCGAATCCGAGCTCCAGACCCTACACTCCGACCTCGACGAGCTCCTCAACGAGGCTAAGAACTCCGAAGAGAAGGCGAAGAAGGCCATGGTGGACGCTGCCAGGCTCGCCGACGAGCTCCGCGCTGAGCAGGAACACGCCCAGACACAGGAGAAACTCCGCAAAGCCCTCGAACAACAGATCAAGGAACTGCAGATCAGGCTTGACGAGGCCGAGGCGAACGCGCTCAAGGGAGGCAAGAAAGCCATCCAGAAACTCGAACAGAGGGTACGAGAGCTGGAGAACGAGCTCGACGGCGAACAGAGGAGACACGCAGACGCACAGAAGAACCTGCGTAAGGCCGAGAGGCGTATCAAGGAACTGACTTTCCAGGGTGAGGAGGACCGCAAGAACCACGAGCGTATGCAGGACCTCGTCGACAAACTTCAGCAGAAGATCAAGACCTACAAGAGGCAGATCGAGGAAGCCGAAGAAATTGCCGCCCTCAACTTGGCCAAGTTCCGCAAGGCGCAACAGGAATTAGAGGAAGCCGAAGAAAGGGCAGACCTTGCCGAACAAGCGATCAGCAAATTCCGTGGCAAGGGACGCGCGGGATCCGCAGCGAGAGGAGTCAGTCCGGCG CCCCGCTCGCGCCCCGCATTCGACGGTTTCGGCACCTTCCCACCAAGGTTCGACCTGGGGCCAGAAAACGATTTCTAA
- the Mhc gene encoding myosin heavy chain, muscle isoform X37 has translation MPKAAVQEGDDPDPTPYLFVSLEQKRIDQSKPYDGKKACWVPDEKEGFVQGEIKATKGDLVTVSLPGGETKDFKKDLVGQVNPPKYEKCEDMSNLTYLNDASVLYNLKQRYYHKLIYTYSGLFCVAINPYKRFPVYTFRCAKLYRGKRRSEVPPHIFAISDGAYVNMLTNHENQSMLITGESGAGKTENTKKVIAYFATVGASSKKEQTTSDKKGSLEDQVVQTNPVLEAFGNAKTVRNDNSSRFGKFIRIHFGPSGKLAGADIETYLLEKARVISQQALERSYHIFYQMMSGSVKGLKEICLLSNNVNDYNIVSQGKTSIPGVDDGAEMILTDEAFDILGFTQEEKDNVYKITAAVMHMGCMKFKQRGREEQAEADGTEDGQKVATLLGVDVQDLYKNLLKPRIKVGNEFVTQGRNKDQVTNSVGALCKGMFDRLFKWLVKKCNETLDTKQKRQHFIGVLDIAGFEIFDYNGFEQLCINFTNEKLQQFFNHHMFVLEQEEYKQEGINWTFIDFGMDLLACIDLIEKPMGILSILEEESMFPKATDLTFVEKLNNNHLGKSAPYLKPKPPKPGCQAAHFAIGHYAGNVGYNITGWLEKNKDPLNDTVVDQFKKGQNKLLIEIFADHPGQSGQPDAGGGGKGGRGKKGGGFATVSSAYKEQLNNLMTTLRSTQPHFVRCIIPNELKQAGLIDSHLVMHQLTCNGVLEGIRICRKGFPNRMVYPDFKLRYKILCPNLVKDPITPEKATEKILEHTGLDAESFRLGKTKVFFRAGVLGQMEELRDDRLSKIISWLQAYIRGYLSRKDFKKLQEQRLALQVVQRNLRKYLQLRTWPWWKLWQRVKPLLNVSRIEDEIAKLEEKAQKAQEAFEKEEKLRKEVEALNSKLLEEKANLLASLEGEKGSLSEIQDRANKLQAQKADIESQLRDTQDRLTQEEDARNQLFQAKKKLEQEVSGLKKDVEDLELSVQKSEQDKATKDHQIRNLNDEIAHQDELINKLNKEKKMQGESNQKTAEELQAAEDKVNHLNKVKQKLEQTLDELEDSLEREKKLRGDVEKQRRKVEGDLKLTQEAVADLERNKKELEQTVQRKDKEISSLTAKLEDEQSIVSKTQKQIKELQARIEELEEEVESERQARAKAEKQRADLARELEELGERLEEAGGATSAQIELNKKREAELSKLRRDLEEANIQHESTLANLRKKHNDAVAEMGEQLDQLNKLKSKAEHDRASCYNELNNTRAAIDQVAREKAASEKIIKQLQHQLNEVQNKADEANRTLNDLDAAKKKLSIENSDLLRQLEEAESQVSQLSKIKVSLTTQLEDTKRLADEEARERATLLGKFRNLEHDLDNIREQVEEEAEGKADLQRQLSKANAEAQLWRSKYESEGVARSEELEEAKRKLQARLAEAEETIESLNQKVVALEKTKQRLATEVEDLQLEVDRATAIANAAEKKQKAFDKIIGEWKLKVDDLAAELDASQKECRNYSTELFRLKGAYEEGQEQLEAVRRENKNLADEVKDLLDQIGEGGRNIHEIEKARKRLEAEKDELQAALEEAEAALEQEENKVLRAQLELSQVRQEIDRRIQEKEEEFENTRKNHQRALDSMQASLEAEAKGKAEALRMKKKLEADINELEIALDHANKANAEAQKNIKRYQGQIKDLQTALEEEQRARDDAREQLGISERRANALQNELEESRTLLEQADRARRQAEQELGDAHEQLNDLSAQNGSLSAAKRKLESELQTLHSDLDELLNEAKNSEEKAKKAMVDAARLADELRAEQEHAQTQEKLRKALEQQIKELQIRLDEAEANALKGGKKAIQKLEQRVRELENELDGEQRRHADAQKNLRKAERRIKELTFQGEEDRKNHERMQDLVDKLQQKIKTYKRQIEEAEEIAALNLAKFRKAQQELEEAEERADLAEQAISKFRGKGRAGSAARGVSPAPRSRPAFDGFGTFPPRFDLGPENDF, from the exons CGGTGAGTCTGGTGCTGGTAAGACTGAGAACACGAAGAAGGTAATTGCGTACTTTGCCACCGTCGGTGCCTCCTCGAAGAAGGAACAGACCACCAGCGACAAGAAGGGCTCTCTGGAAGACCAGGTCGTACAAACTAACCCTGTGCTTGAAGCCTTCGGTAACGCCAAGACTGTGCGTAACGACAACTCCTCCCGTTTC GGTAAATTCATCCGTATTCACTTCGGACCATCTGGCAAACTGGCTGGTGCCGATATTGAGACCT ATCTGCTAGAGAAGGCTCGTGTCATCTCCCAACAGGCGCTCGAGCGTTCCTACCACATCTTCTACCAGATGATGTCTGGCTCCGTCAAAGGACTTAAAG AAATCTGCCTTCTGTCCAACAACGTCAACGATTATAACATCGTGTCGCAAGGCAAGACCAGCATCCCGGGCGTTGACGACGGCGCGGAAATGATACTTACCGAT GAAGCCTTTGACATCCTGGGCTTCACCCAAGAAGAGAAGGACAACGTATACAAGATCACCGCCGCTGTCATGCACATGGGTTGTATGAAGTTCAAGCAGAGGGGTCGCGAGGAACAGGCTGAGGCCGACGGCACTGAG GACGGTCAGAAGGTCGCCACGCTTCTCGGTGTCGACGTCCAGGACTTGTACAAGAACCTGCTGAAGCCCCGCATCAAGGTCGGAAACGAGTTCGTGACCCAGGGCCGTAACAAGGACCAGGTCACCAACTCCGTGGGTGCTCTCTGCAAAGGCATGTTCGATCGTCTCTTCAAGTGGCTCGTCAAGAAGTGTAACGAGACCCTAGACACCAAGCAGAAGAGACAGCACTTCATCGGTGTGCTGGATATTGCTGGTTTCGAAATCTTCGAC TACAACGGTTTCGAGCAACTCTGCATTAACTTCACGAATGAGAAGCTGCAGCAATTCTTTAACCATCACATGTTCGTCCTCGAACAAGAGGAGTACAAGCAGGAGGGCATCAACTGGACCTTCATCGATTTCGGGATGGACTTGCTCGCTTGTATCGATCTGATCGAAAAG CCTATGGGTATCCTCTCAATTCTTGAGGAAGAGTCTATGTTCCCGAAAGCCACTGACCTGACATTCGTTGAGAAGTTGAACAACAACCACTTGGGCAAGTCTGCTCCTTACTTGAAGCCCAAGCCCCCCAAGCCTGGTTGCCAAGCCGCTCACTTCGCTATTGGTCATTACGCCGGTAAT GTCGGTTACAACATCACTGGCTGGCTTGAGAAGAACAAGGACCCCCTTAACGACACCGTAGTCGACCAGTTCAAGAAGGGCCAGAACAAACTGTTGATCGAGATCTTCGCTGACCATCCTGGACAGTCCGGCCAGCCTGATGCTGGTGGCGGCGGCAAGG GAGGTCGCGGTAAGAAGGGCGGTGGTTTTGCTACTGTCTCTTCCGCATACAAG GAACAACTGAATAACTTGATGACAACGCTGAGGTCTACACAGCCTCACTTCGTGCGTTGTATCATTCCCAATGAATTGAAACAGGCCG GTCTCATCGACTCTCACCTTGTGATGCACCAGCTCACCTGTAACGGTGTGTTGGAAGGCATCCGTATTTGCCGTAAAGGTTTCCCCAACAGGATGGTCTACCCTGACTTCAAGCTCCG atacaaaattctGTGCCCGAACCTGGTCAAAGATCCAATTACACCAGAGAAAGCCACCGAGAAAATTCTCGAACATACCGGCTTGGATGCGGAGTCTTTCAGGCTCGGGAAAACCAAG GTATTCTTCCGCGCCGGTGTCCTGGGTCAGATGGAGGAGTTGCGTGATGACAGGCTCTCCAAGATCATATCTTGGCTCCAGGCCTACATCCGTGGTTACCTCTCAAGGAAGGACTTCAAGAAACTGCAAGAACAGAG ATTGGCTCTCCAAGTGGTCCAGCGCAACTTGCGCAAGTACCTCCAACTGCGCACCTGGCCCTGGTGGAAGCTGTGGCAGAGGGTCAAGCCCCTGCTCAACGTCAGCCGCATCGAGGATGAGATCGCG AAACTGGAGGAGAAGGCACAGAAGGCCCAGGAGGCCTTCGAGAAGGAAGAGAAACTTCGCAAGGAAGTCGAGGCCCTTAATTCCAAACTCCTCGAAGAGAAGGCAAACCTTTTGGCTTCTCTCGAAGGCGAGAAGGGCTCGCTCTCTGAGATCCAGGACCGCGCCAACAAGCTCCAGGCGCAGAAGGCCGATATCGAGAGCCAACTTCGG GATACCCAAGACCGCCTCACTCAAGAGGAGGATGCCCGCAACCAACTCTTCCAAGCCAAGAAGAAGTTGGAACAGGAAGTGTCTGGCTTGAAGAAGGATGTAGAAGATCTCGAACTTTCCGTCCAGAAGTCCGAACAAGACAAGGCCACCAAGGATCACCAGATCCGCAACTTGAACGATGAGATCGCCCACCAGGACGAGCTCATCAACAAGCTCAACAAGGAGAAGAAGATGCAAGGCGAGAGCAACCAGAAGACCGCTGAGGAGCTGCAAGCGGCCGAGGACAAGGTCAACCACCTCAACAAGGTCAAGCAGAAGCTCGAGCAGACCCTCGACGAGCTCGAGGACTCCTTGGAGCGCGAGAAGAAACTGCGCGGTGACGTCGAGAAGCAGAGGAGGAAGGTCGAGGGTGACCTCAAGCTCACCCAGGAAGCCGTCGCCGACCTCGAGCGCAACAAGAAGGAGCTCGAACAGACCGTGCAGCGCAAGGACAAGGAAATCTCTTCCCTCACCGCCAAGCTCGAGGACGAGCAGTCCATCGTCAGCAAGACCCAGAAACAGATCAAGGAACTGCAAGCCCGCATCGAGGAGTTGGAAGAGGAAGTCGAATCCGAACGCCAGGCCCGCGCTAAAGCTGAGAAGCAACGCGCTGATCTCGCTCGGGAACTCGAGGAGCTCGGCGAGCGTCTCGAGGAAGCCGGTGGTGCCACCTCTGCTCAGATCGAACTCAACAAGAAGCGTGAGGCTGAGCTCAGCAAGCTCCGCCGCGACTTGGAGGAGGCCAACATCCAGCACGAGTCCACCCTCGCCAACCTCCGCAAGAAGCACAACGATGCCGTTGCTGAGATGGGCGAGCAGCTCGACCAGCTCAACAAACTTAAGTCCAA GGCTGAACATGATCGCGCGTCTTGCTACAACGAGCTTAACAACACCCGCGCGGCCATTGACCAAGTGGCGAGAGAGAAG GCCGCCTCAGAAAAGATCATCAAGCAACTCCAACACCAGCTCAACGAGGTCCAGAACAAGGCTGATGAAGCTAACCGCACCCTCAACGACCTGGATGCCGCCAAGAAGAAGTTGTCCATCGAGAACTCTGACCTGCTCCGCCAGTTGGAGGAGGCCGAGTCCCAGGTGTCGCAGCTCTCCAAGATCAAGGTGTCGCTCACCACACAGTTGGAGGACACCAAGAGGCTCGCTGACGAAGAGGCTAGG gaaCGCGCCACACTTCTTGGCAAGTTCCGCAACCTCGAACACGACTTGGACAACATCCGCGAGCAAGTCGAAGAGGAGGCCGAAGGCAAGGCTGACTTACAACGCCAGCTTTCCAAGGCTAACGCTGAAGCTCAATTATGGCGCTCCAAGTACGAGTCTGAAGGCGTCGCTCGCTCTGAGGAACTCGAGGAGGCCAAGCGCAAGCTCCAGGCCCGCCTCGCCGAAGCAGAGGAGACCATCGAATCCCTCAACCAGAAGGTCGTTGCCCTCGAAAAGACCAAGCAGCGTCTCGCCACCGAAGTGGAGGACCTGCAACTCGAGGTCGACCGTGCCACTGCCATTGCCAATGCCGCTGAGAAGAAACAGAAGGCCTTCGACAAAATCATTGGCGAATGGAAGCTCAAGGTTGACGACCTTGCCGCTGAACTCGATGCCAGCCAGAAGGAATGCCGCAACTACTCCACCGAACTGTTCCGCCTCAAGGGTGCTTACGAAGAAGGCCAGGAACAACTCGAGGCCGTCCGCCGCGAGAACAAGAACCTTGCCGATGAAGTTAAAGACTTACTCGACCAGATCGGTGAGGGTGGCCGCAACATTCACGAAATCGAGAAGGCCAGGAAGCGTCTCGAAGCCGAGAAAGATGAGCTCCAGGCTGCCCTCGAGGAGGCCGAAGCGGCCCTCGAACAGGAGGAGAACAAGGTTCTGCGTGCTCAACTCGAGCTGTCCCAGGTCAGACAGGAGATCGACAGGAGGATCCAGGAGAAGGAAGAGGAATTCGAAAACACCCGCAAGAACCACCAACGCGCATTGGACTCCATGCAGGCTTCCCTCGAAGCCGAGGCTAAGGGCAAGGCTGAGGCCCTGCGCATGAAGAAGAAGCTCGAGGCTGACATCAATGAACTTGAAATCGCCCTCGACCATGCCAACAAGGCCAACGCTGAGGCTCAGAAGAACATCAAACGCTACCAGGGTCAAATCAAGGACCTCCAGACCGCTTTGGAAGAGGAACAGCGTGCCCGTGACGATGCTCGCGAGCAGCTCGGTATCTCAGAGCGTCGCGCTAACGCCCTCCAGAACGAACTCGAGGAATCTCGTACGCTTCTGGAACAGGCCGACCGCGCTCGTCGCCAGGCCGAACAGGAACTCGGCGATGCTCACGAACAGCTCAACGATCTCTCCGCACAGAACGGCTCACTCTCCGCCGCCAAGAGGAAACTCGAATCCGAGCTCCAGACCCTACACTCCGACCTCGACGAGCTCCTCAACGAGGCTAAGAACTCCGAAGAGAAGGCGAAGAAGGCCATGGTGGACGCTGCCAGGCTCGCCGACGAGCTCCGCGCTGAGCAGGAACACGCCCAGACACAGGAGAAACTCCGCAAAGCCCTCGAACAACAGATCAAGGAACTGCAGATCAGGCTTGACGAGGCCGAGGCGAACGCGCTCAAGGGAGGCAAGAAAGCCATCCAGAAACTCGAACAGAGGGTACGAGAGCTGGAGAACGAGCTCGACGGCGAACAGAGGAGACACGCAGACGCACAGAAGAACCTGCGTAAGGCCGAGAGGCGTATCAAGGAACTGACTTTCCAGGGTGAGGAGGACCGCAAGAACCACGAGCGTATGCAGGACCTCGTCGACAAACTTCAGCAGAAGATCAAGACCTACAAGAGGCAGATCGAGGAAGCCGAAGAAATTGCCGCCCTCAACTTGGCCAAGTTCCGCAAGGCGCAACAGGAATTAGAGGAAGCCGAAGAAAGGGCAGACCTTGCCGAACAAGCGATCAGCAAATTCCGTGGCAAGGGACGCGCGGGATCCGCAGCGAGAGGAGTCAGTCCGGCG CCCCGCTCGCGCCCCGCATTCGACGGTTTCGGCACCTTCCCACCAAGGTTCGACCTGGGGCCAGAAAACGATTTCTAA